A DNA window from candidate division KSB1 bacterium contains the following coding sequences:
- a CDS encoding HU family DNA-binding protein → MTKGNIINIVAEGTGLTKLETGAVVDGFLATIGYALQTGDTVTIRGFGSFRTVHRRERVSTNPKTGKPMHVPDRIAPVFKASIDLKKLVNKNQTFE, encoded by the coding sequence TTGACCAAAGGAAATATTATAAATATTGTGGCAGAGGGGACCGGGCTCACAAAGTTAGAGACCGGCGCGGTTGTGGATGGGTTTCTTGCTACGATAGGCTATGCCTTACAAACTGGCGATACGGTTACAATCCGTGGGTTTGGAAGCTTTCGTACAGTGCATCGCCGTGAGAGGGTTTCAACAAATCCCAAGACTGGCAAACCAATGCACGTACCCGACAGAATTGCTCCGGTATTTAAAGCATCGATTGACTTGAAGAAATTAGTAAATAAAAACCAAACGTTTGAATAG
- a CDS encoding exodeoxyribonuclease VII large subunit — protein sequence MTQLSFEDFLVEDKYLTVTDLTKEIRYLLESTFREIWVEGEISNFNHHSSGHMYFSLKDENAQISCAMWRRRNHELFFTPGDGMKVVLNARLTVYEKRGNYQLDVLQIKPAGLGELQLAFEQLKGHLRDEGLFSEEYKKPIPLYPEKVGIVTSPTGAAIKDLVAVLRRRFPGIKIILNPVRVQGEGAAAEIVRAIDELNEYGQVDVLIVGRGGGSLEDLWAFNEESVARAVFRSQIPVVSAVGHEVDFSICDFVADLRAPTPSAAAELVVQNKDGITARLNQMLEFMSGSILDRIKYQREKVKNMKNSYAFRQPRDLVIQYHQRLDEINRSLRKSMNHKVDLSKELLKGLSKRLGLLEHNNVLKRGYSLTFRRSDGKLISKADELEKKDEIEVNFYQGKVFGTVNEVVG from the coding sequence ATGACACAACTAAGCTTTGAAGATTTCTTAGTTGAGGATAAGTACCTCACGGTCACAGATCTTACCAAGGAAATTAGGTATCTGCTGGAATCGACCTTTAGAGAGATTTGGGTTGAGGGTGAGATTTCTAATTTCAATCACCATTCCAGCGGGCATATGTATTTTTCCTTGAAAGACGAAAATGCACAGATTTCATGTGCCATGTGGAGACGGCGAAATCATGAGCTGTTTTTCACGCCTGGTGACGGCATGAAAGTTGTCCTGAATGCCCGGTTGACCGTTTATGAAAAGCGTGGGAATTACCAACTCGATGTGCTGCAAATAAAGCCCGCAGGTTTAGGGGAGCTGCAATTGGCCTTCGAACAACTCAAAGGTCATCTTCGCGATGAGGGCTTGTTTTCTGAGGAATACAAGAAACCGATTCCGCTTTACCCGGAAAAGGTTGGCATTGTTACTTCGCCAACCGGCGCCGCGATCAAAGATTTAGTAGCAGTTTTACGCAGGCGTTTTCCCGGAATAAAGATTATCTTAAATCCGGTACGCGTGCAAGGCGAGGGGGCTGCAGCGGAAATTGTTCGGGCTATTGATGAATTGAATGAATACGGTCAGGTTGACGTTTTAATTGTAGGGCGCGGCGGTGGGTCCTTGGAGGATTTGTGGGCCTTCAATGAGGAAAGTGTGGCACGAGCGGTTTTCCGTTCGCAGATTCCGGTGGTTTCAGCAGTCGGACATGAAGTTGATTTTAGCATCTGCGATTTTGTCGCTGATTTGCGGGCGCCTACGCCTTCTGCAGCGGCGGAGCTGGTTGTTCAGAATAAGGATGGAATAACAGCGAGACTTAATCAAATGCTCGAATTCATGTCCGGTTCTATTTTGGATAGAATAAAGTATCAAAGAGAAAAAGTCAAAAACATGAAAAACAGTTATGCCTTTCGCCAGCCTCGGGATTTAGTCATTCAGTACCATCAGCGACTGGACGAAATCAATCGGAGCCTAAGAAAATCAATGAACCACAAAGTTGATTTGAGCAAGGAGTTGCTTAAGGGTCTGAGCAAAAGACTCGGACTTCTTGAACACAATAATGTTCTGAAGCGCGGCTATAGCCTCACCTTTCGCCGCTCAGATGGCAAGCTCATCTCGAAGGCCGATGAACTGGAAAAGAAAGACGAAATTGAAGTCAATTTTTATCAGGGCAAAGTATTTGGGACTGTGAATGAGGTGGTGGGTTAA
- the xseB gene encoding exodeoxyribonuclease VII small subunit: protein MPKKTFEQAIKRLEEIVAELEEGNLPLEESLKIYEEGVELTKFCSTKLNETEDKIKTLVKTGADFKLKSTDI from the coding sequence ATGCCAAAAAAGACTTTTGAACAAGCTATCAAACGATTGGAAGAAATCGTTGCTGAATTAGAGGAGGGAAATTTACCTCTCGAGGAATCGCTCAAGATTTATGAAGAAGGGGTGGAGTTAACCAAATTTTGTTCTACCAAACTCAACGAAACCGAGGATAAGATCAAAACGCTTGTGAAAACCGGTGCTGACTTCAAATTGAAATCTACTGATATTTAA
- a CDS encoding NAD(+)/NADH kinase, producing the protein MILGLTGNIDKASVKPLVTKFVKWLQKSGADFIVENELAEHLILPKESCPRSSLKNFFEKCQMVISFGGDGTILSTARAIGDSGVPILGVKMGGMGFLAELTPEELYASMEEILKGHYQIVKRMVLQVEVEGEKTTRYHALNDLVFDKGAVSRVIHIKTFIDDEFLNTYISDGLIISTPTGSTAYSLAAGGPILLPSMNAIIINPISPHTLGARPVVIPDDKVVKIKIEYAPQNVLLSADGQVSKELKQGQTATIQKADYQIKLVSYRGRSFYDVLRAKLNWGEDIRES; encoded by the coding sequence ATGATTTTAGGACTTACAGGAAATATCGATAAAGCGAGTGTCAAACCGCTCGTTACAAAATTTGTTAAATGGCTTCAGAAATCCGGGGCAGATTTTATAGTAGAGAATGAACTCGCCGAGCACTTAATCCTGCCAAAAGAGTCCTGTCCTCGCTCTAGCCTTAAGAATTTTTTCGAAAAATGCCAAATGGTAATTTCGTTTGGTGGCGATGGAACCATTCTTTCCACGGCCCGAGCCATCGGAGATTCAGGGGTGCCTATTTTGGGAGTGAAAATGGGCGGGATGGGCTTCTTAGCGGAGCTGACTCCCGAGGAGCTTTACGCCAGCATGGAAGAGATCTTAAAGGGACATTATCAAATCGTCAAAAGAATGGTGCTCCAAGTTGAAGTTGAAGGAGAAAAGACAACTCGGTATCATGCTTTAAATGACCTGGTTTTTGACAAAGGCGCGGTTTCCCGGGTCATACATATTAAGACGTTTATCGACGATGAGTTCCTGAATACTTATATTTCTGATGGTTTAATAATCTCGACGCCAACGGGATCCACTGCTTATTCGTTGGCCGCTGGCGGGCCTATTTTGCTACCCTCGATGAATGCGATAATTATCAATCCGATTAGTCCTCACACATTGGGAGCCAGACCGGTAGTAATTCCTGATGACAAAGTGGTTAAAATTAAGATTGAGTACGCCCCGCAAAACGTTTTGTTAAGCGCAGACGGTCAGGTCAGTAAAGAGTTAAAACAAGGACAGACTGCGACCATTCAAAAGGCAGATTATCAAATTAAATTGGTTTCCTACCGCGGGCGTAGTTTTTATGATGTGCTGCGAGCAAAACTCAACTGGGGAGAGGATATTCGTGAAAGTTAG
- a CDS encoding glycosyltransferase, protein MSGNEVALLVFYGVGISILALFGIHKYFLLYLFWKYKKHPTFKPGKFESLPRVTVQLPIYNEKYVVERLIATVCKLDYPKHLLEIQVLDDSTDETRNMARNLTQEFRNRGVDIKHIHRSNRIGFKAGALAEGLKKATGDFVAIFDADFVPKPDFLKKTIPYFVNEKIGMVQARWGHINQNYSVLTQIQSVFLDGHFIIEHTARNRSGRFFNFNGTAGVWRKKAIESSGGWQHDTLTEDLDLSYRAQLNGWKFVYLPDVIAPAELPVQMNAYKLQQHRWAKGSVQTAKKLLPRIVKSDLPLKVKWEACIHLVGNFSYLLMTIPAIFIVPISIMLFNFKMYKFLPIYLLLFFSATVSVFLFYLVCQWEIYPNWRQRIKYIPATIAFAIGLSLNNSKAVLEALFNFKTDFKRTPKFRIESKDDNWSNKIYSTERNLLPFLEIILGLYFTFSIVYALVNKIYMSIPFFALFQFGFLYIAFLSFLQLHKERVENKKALLMNWIARQPPSPETRVPPVVEATALSAEK, encoded by the coding sequence ATGTCTGGAAATGAAGTTGCGTTGCTTGTTTTTTACGGTGTCGGGATTTCCATATTAGCACTATTCGGAATCCACAAGTATTTTTTGTTATATTTGTTTTGGAAGTACAAGAAACACCCCACATTTAAACCGGGTAAATTTGAATCTCTTCCCAGAGTTACAGTACAATTACCGATTTATAATGAAAAATATGTGGTAGAAAGACTTATCGCCACTGTTTGCAAATTGGACTATCCCAAGCATCTCCTGGAAATTCAGGTACTGGACGATTCTACAGACGAAACTCGGAATATGGCCAGGAATTTGACTCAAGAGTTTAGAAATCGTGGAGTCGATATCAAACACATTCACAGGAGTAATCGAATCGGTTTTAAAGCAGGAGCGCTTGCGGAAGGATTAAAAAAAGCAACGGGAGACTTTGTTGCCATTTTTGACGCTGATTTCGTGCCAAAACCAGATTTCCTAAAGAAAACCATCCCGTACTTTGTTAACGAAAAAATCGGCATGGTTCAGGCACGATGGGGACATATCAATCAGAATTACTCGGTGCTTACTCAAATTCAGTCGGTGTTTCTGGATGGACATTTCATTATCGAGCATACTGCGCGGAATCGTTCCGGAAGATTTTTTAACTTTAATGGTACCGCGGGGGTTTGGCGGAAGAAGGCCATCGAATCTTCCGGTGGGTGGCAGCATGATACTCTTACTGAAGATCTGGATTTAAGTTATCGTGCGCAACTTAACGGTTGGAAATTTGTCTACCTCCCGGATGTCATTGCTCCTGCTGAGCTTCCCGTACAGATGAACGCCTATAAACTTCAGCAGCACCGCTGGGCCAAAGGTTCAGTGCAAACAGCGAAAAAATTGCTGCCAAGAATTGTGAAAAGCGATTTGCCCCTTAAAGTCAAATGGGAAGCCTGCATTCATCTGGTTGGTAATTTTAGTTATTTACTTATGACCATCCCGGCGATTTTTATCGTACCAATTTCCATTATGCTGTTTAACTTTAAGATGTATAAATTTTTACCTATTTATTTATTACTTTTCTTTTCAGCCACTGTTTCGGTTTTCCTGTTTTACCTCGTTTGTCAGTGGGAAATTTATCCGAATTGGCGGCAGAGGATAAAATATATTCCAGCGACTATTGCTTTCGCCATCGGACTTTCACTCAATAACAGCAAAGCTGTCCTCGAAGCCCTTTTTAATTTTAAAACAGATTTCAAGCGGACCCCAAAGTTTCGAATTGAATCGAAAGATGACAATTGGAGTAACAAAATTTACAGTACTGAAAGGAATCTCCTTCCGTTTTTAGAAATAATACTTGGGCTCTACTTTACGTTCAGCATCGTTTATGCACTGGTCAATAAAATTTATATGTCAATTCCGTTCTTTGCACTGTTCCAGTTCGGTTTTTTGTATATTGCCTTCTTGTCTTTTCTGCAGTTGCACAAAGAGCGTGTAGAAAATAAAAAAGCATTGCTGATGAACTGGATAGCGCGTCAACCTCCATCGCCCGAGACAAGAGTTCCTCCGGTTGTCGAGGCTACCGCATTGTCAGCGGAAAAATAA
- the trxA gene encoding thioredoxin: MSKPITLTDDNFDSEVINSELPVLVDFWAEWCGPCKMIAPSVEELAAEFEGRAKIGKLDIDNNQITAGKFGVRSIPSLLIFKGGEVVDQIVGAVPKNQLQSKLEAAL, translated from the coding sequence ATGTCAAAACCAATAACATTGACAGATGATAATTTTGATTCAGAAGTTATAAACTCTGAATTACCGGTTTTAGTAGATTTTTGGGCAGAATGGTGCGGTCCCTGTAAAATGATTGCTCCTTCAGTTGAGGAATTAGCCGCTGAATTTGAAGGTCGGGCAAAAATCGGCAAGCTGGATATAGACAACAATCAAATTACAGCCGGCAAGTTTGGGGTCCGCAGCATTCCTTCTTTACTGATTTTTAAAGGCGGAGAAGTGGTCGATCAAATTGTTGGTGCGGTCCCCAAGAATCAGCTTCAATCGAAATTAGAAGCTGCCCTTTAA
- a CDS encoding NAD(P)/FAD-dependent oxidoreductase — MNQMKYDVLVAGGGPAGLSAAFTAAKSGAKVAVFEKSKEIGYPVHTSGGSWIDELRKLDIPDRFMHPIQEGVFISPKEQAAFRFETPPSCILDIRGLYQYLAEIASAEGTEIIVDSTVVEPHYKTNKISGLKVRKKAGEYLFEAPLVIDASGAASVIARKVGLSNGFSKLGIGAEYDLFAPHWPQNKVAFLFGNQVAPAGYAWIFPHPDHRIRLGVGVVNSENKIDPRRYLDKLLKDASLFKHELSQVSQIEYHTGLIPGEIYLKKTATDGVLVVGDAGGLVSTLLGEGIRFAIDIGRMAGEVAGEAVQKKRFEARFLSKYEALWKKKYKRIFQIGELINKRLVSYSDEQWDARIKVLAKLDSALIPNLLKGEYSLKLLLRLSHSVPGFFRKTASTALKSILKNT, encoded by the coding sequence ATGAACCAAATGAAGTACGATGTCCTTGTCGCTGGTGGAGGGCCGGCTGGTTTGTCTGCAGCTTTCACGGCAGCGAAGTCAGGTGCAAAAGTAGCGGTATTTGAAAAAAGCAAGGAGATCGGCTACCCGGTTCATACAAGCGGCGGCAGCTGGATCGATGAACTAAGAAAGTTAGATATCCCCGACCGATTTATGCACCCGATTCAGGAAGGGGTTTTTATCTCACCAAAGGAACAGGCTGCCTTTAGATTTGAAACTCCACCGAGCTGTATTTTAGACATTCGCGGTTTGTACCAATACCTGGCCGAAATTGCTTCGGCTGAAGGTACAGAAATTATTGTTGATTCAACCGTTGTTGAACCACACTACAAAACGAATAAGATAAGCGGTTTAAAAGTCCGCAAAAAAGCAGGCGAATATCTGTTCGAGGCGCCTTTAGTGATCGATGCCAGTGGCGCTGCTAGCGTAATCGCCCGTAAAGTCGGCTTATCGAATGGCTTTAGTAAATTAGGTATTGGCGCAGAATATGATTTGTTTGCCCCTCACTGGCCTCAAAATAAAGTGGCCTTCCTTTTTGGCAACCAGGTGGCACCTGCGGGATATGCCTGGATTTTTCCACATCCAGATCACAGAATTCGTTTAGGAGTCGGTGTTGTAAATTCTGAGAATAAAATCGACCCACGAAGATATTTGGATAAGCTTCTTAAGGACGCCAGTTTATTTAAACATGAGCTTTCTCAGGTCAGTCAAATAGAATATCACACCGGGTTAATCCCCGGTGAAATCTACCTGAAAAAAACCGCAACCGACGGTGTTTTGGTGGTGGGAGACGCCGGGGGCTTGGTTTCAACTTTGCTGGGTGAGGGAATTCGTTTTGCAATTGACATCGGTCGCATGGCTGGAGAAGTGGCTGGGGAAGCGGTTCAAAAAAAGCGATTTGAGGCAAGGTTTCTCAGTAAATACGAGGCGTTGTGGAAAAAGAAATACAAGCGGATTTTTCAAATTGGTGAGCTCATCAACAAACGGTTGGTGAGTTATTCGGATGAGCAGTGGGATGCCAGAATTAAGGTTTTGGCTAAATTGGACAGCGCACTGATCCCAAACCTTTTAAAGGGTGAATATAGTCTCAAATTATTACTTAGGCTGTCACATTCTGTTCCAGGTTTTTTTAGGAAAACAGCCTCGACTGCGTTAAAATCTATTTTGAAAAACACTTGA
- a CDS encoding NTP transferase domain-containing protein, which translates to MYAVIMAGGLGTRFWPKSREKHPKQLLNIYGKKTLIQNTVDRLRPLVPDERLFVVSTRSQLKEIKNQLPFIPPKNYIIEPKGKNTAPCIGLSALFLEYLDPESVMVVLPADHLITNNRLFHKTIKVATKIAAERESLVTIGIKPSYPATGYGYVQFNEKLENVNGVQLLKVKTFAEKPNFETAKRFIKSGDFLWNSGIFIWKTQTILKEIEENIPHLYDGLLEIKKALGTSKQDETIERVYCQIKSISIDYGVMEHAKDVAVLKGEFEWNDLGTWDEVYKLHKKDKDENVLIGRHIIKDSKGCFIDAPNKCVAVVGLDDIMVVETEDAILICPRDRAQDVKDVVEIAKRKKMTEYL; encoded by the coding sequence ATGTATGCAGTTATAATGGCCGGTGGGTTAGGGACGAGATTTTGGCCCAAAAGCCGTGAAAAACATCCCAAGCAGCTTTTAAATATTTATGGGAAAAAAACATTAATCCAGAATACAGTCGATAGATTAAGACCGTTAGTTCCCGATGAGCGTTTGTTTGTGGTTTCTACTCGAAGCCAATTAAAAGAAATAAAAAACCAACTTCCATTTATCCCCCCAAAGAATTACATTATCGAACCAAAGGGCAAAAATACGGCTCCATGTATCGGACTCTCGGCATTGTTTCTGGAATACCTGGATCCCGAGAGCGTCATGGTTGTTTTGCCTGCAGATCATTTAATAACGAACAATAGATTATTTCATAAGACCATAAAAGTGGCCACCAAGATTGCAGCTGAAAGGGAGAGCCTGGTAACTATTGGCATAAAACCTTCTTACCCGGCCACGGGATATGGTTATGTTCAATTTAACGAAAAGCTTGAAAATGTTAACGGCGTGCAGCTCCTAAAAGTCAAAACATTTGCTGAAAAACCTAATTTTGAGACTGCCAAGAGATTCATAAAGAGTGGGGATTTTCTCTGGAACAGCGGAATTTTTATTTGGAAAACGCAAACGATTCTCAAAGAAATTGAGGAAAATATCCCACACTTGTACGATGGACTGCTTGAGATTAAAAAAGCGCTAGGAACGTCGAAACAAGATGAAACAATCGAGCGGGTTTATTGCCAGATCAAAAGTATCTCCATTGATTATGGTGTCATGGAACACGCGAAGGATGTTGCTGTTTTGAAAGGGGAGTTTGAGTGGAACGACCTGGGAACCTGGGATGAAGTCTACAAACTTCATAAAAAAGATAAAGATGAAAATGTTCTTATTGGCCGGCATATCATTAAAGATAGCAAAGGCTGCTTTATTGATGCTCCCAACAAATGTGTTGCAGTAGTTGGGCTCGATGATATTATGGTAGTGGAAACTGAAGACGCTATTCTTATTTGCCCGCGGGATCGCGCTCAAGATGTTAAAGATGTTGTTGAAATTGCAAAAAGAAAAAAGATGACTGAATATCTCTGA
- a CDS encoding PTS sugar transporter subunit IIA, whose product MQVVWGNKNHAKEGKDKQMEVKDLLDYFSQDLFVSKLKATTKDASLDELADLFVKSKIIRKKSIVLEMLRKRETLGSTGIGKGVAIPHGRTTAAMDVKIAFGKSEEGMNFDSIDKKPVNLVFMVLAPPHDENNRYLPILGKLVEVLSDLKNRNKLKKVETFDEFIQVFNGVE is encoded by the coding sequence ATGCAGGTCGTTTGGGGCAATAAAAACCACGCAAAAGAAGGAAAAGACAAACAGATGGAAGTCAAAGACTTGTTAGATTACTTTAGCCAAGATCTTTTTGTTTCAAAGCTGAAGGCCACGACAAAAGATGCGTCACTCGATGAATTGGCGGATCTGTTTGTTAAATCTAAAATAATCAGAAAGAAAAGCATCGTCTTGGAGATGCTGCGTAAAAGAGAAACTCTTGGCAGTACCGGAATTGGCAAGGGTGTGGCGATCCCGCACGGAAGGACCACGGCTGCCATGGACGTCAAGATTGCATTTGGAAAATCCGAGGAAGGAATGAACTTTGATTCAATCGATAAGAAACCGGTTAATCTTGTTTTCATGGTTTTAGCGCCGCCTCACGACGAAAATAATCGTTACCTGCCCATTTTAGGCAAATTGGTCGAAGTTTTAAGCGACCTTAAAAATAGAAATAAACTGAAGAAAGTGGAGACTTTTGATGAATTCATTCAGGTGTTCAATGGAGTTGAGTAG